Part of the Fundidesulfovibrio terrae genome is shown below.
ACTCGACTACATCCTGGATTTCTGCCGTTCGGCCGAGATGCACCCGCCGCTGTTCTACCTGGTCTCCAAGGCGGCCATGGGGATCGGGCTGAGCGATTTCTCCCTGCGGCTTTTGCCCTCCCTCCTGGGTACCGGGTCGATCTACCTGCTGTACCGCATCGCGCGCGCCTTCACGGACGAAAACACGGCCCTTTTCTCCGCCGCCATCCTGTCCGTGAATGGGCTGCACCTGCTGCTCTCGCGCGAGATACGGCCCTACGCGCTGCAACTGGTCCTCCTGCTCGTGGCCCTGCGCCTGTTGGTGCGGCTGGCGGAGGAGGGGCGCTGGCGGGACCTGGCCGGTCTCTGTCTGGTCAACATGGCCCTGTTCTGGCTGCACTATTTCACCTTCCACATGGCGGCCGCCCAGGGCGCTGCCCTGGCCCTGTGCCTGTGGATGCACCGGCCGCGCTTCGACCTGAAGCACTTCGCGGTCTTCTGCGTTGCCACCGCCGCCACGGCCCTGCCCGTGTTCGCCTGGTTCTTCCTGCCAAGCTCGGGCTCGCGAAGCATCTTCTCCGACGCCCAGTATTCTCGCTGGAACGTCTTTGACCTCATCGCCGACTATCTGGGACAGGCGCTCTTCTTCTTCGACGGCCAGCGCGTCAGGCTCGGGGCGGCCGCCCTGGCCCTGGGCGGGTTCGCCATGCTGGCCCTGCGCAGGCCGCGGCTGGCGGCCATCTGCCTGATCCTCGTGGCTGTTCCCCTGGCCAACGTGCTGGTCATGGGCAAGGCGGCCTACTTTTCGCCCTGGCATGTGGCCTACGCCACGCCCCTGCTGGCCTTTTTCATGGCCCAGCCCCTGTCCCAGCTCCCCTTTGCCAAGGCCCTGGCCGCCGTCCTCGCGGTGGCCGGGTGCGCGTCCATCCTGTCCACGCAGCAGGCGCGCTATTACGAGGTCGACAGCTACCGTCATCCCGTGTTCGTGACCCTGTTCAAGCCCATGGCCAAGCACCTGGCCGGGGTGCTGCCGCCGGACGGCCTCGTCGTCGGGTCCAATCCCGGGTTCGTCAGCGGCGTGGACTGGTACATGGATCAGTACAGCACGCCCAACCCCTTGCGCTCCCAACGCCTCGTTCCGGGCTGGGAAACGGCCCAGCTCCGCTTCGTCTCCGCCTACGGCGATTTCGGCGTCCTGGGCCGCGACGAGACGGATTTTCTCGCACGTCAGGGCAGGCCCCTGTCGGTCGAAAAGGCCCTGAACGCCACGGTCTACACTTTCCGGCTGACCCACGACCCCGCGCCGGTCCTCGATTCCCTGCCGATGCACGCCTCGCTTGCGGCCACGTCCCTCGATTTCTTCCGCCGCGTGGCCAGCTTCTCCGACGCGACGTTCTGCCCCATCCCGGGGATCGGCATCACCGCCACGGCCAACGACCATCCCGGATCGATCGAATACGTCCTGGATAACGGTCCCGATCAGGGCCCCGTGACCTTTTTCCTCAACCTCCAGTATCTGAACATCGGGCTCGGCAACCTGCTCGGCCTGTACGCCCGCTTCGACGACGAGCCGCGCATCCCCCTGGCCGGGACGGCCGGGCCGGACCCCAAGCGCCAGTCCCAGACCGTGCTCACTCGCGACAAGCCCTTCAAGCGGGTGACGTTCACGGTGGAGCTCCTGTGCCGGGGGCTGACGGCCCAGTACCACGGCGGCAATCTGGAAACCCTGGCCTTCCGGGGGCTCGACGTGTTCGCGTGCAGGCCCGGGGAGACCGCCCAGAGCCAGGCCGCATGGGAACGGGCCAACATGGAGAGCA
Proteins encoded:
- a CDS encoding glycosyltransferase family 39 protein, whose protein sequence is MPRLPSTYPIRLDATNPMALSSSSCDAPSVRARISLAVILLAGAALRFYHLETPSLWWDEILVPLTASHGLDYILDFCRSAEMHPPLFYLVSKAAMGIGLSDFSLRLLPSLLGTGSIYLLYRIARAFTDENTALFSAAILSVNGLHLLLSREIRPYALQLVLLLVALRLLVRLAEEGRWRDLAGLCLVNMALFWLHYFTFHMAAAQGAALALCLWMHRPRFDLKHFAVFCVATAATALPVFAWFFLPSSGSRSIFSDAQYSRWNVFDLIADYLGQALFFFDGQRVRLGAAALALGGFAMLALRRPRLAAICLILVAVPLANVLVMGKAAYFSPWHVAYATPLLAFFMAQPLSQLPFAKALAAVLAVAGCASILSTQQARYYEVDSYRHPVFVTLFKPMAKHLAGVLPPDGLVVGSNPGFVSGVDWYMDQYSTPNPLRSQRLVPGWETAQLRFVSAYGDFGVLGRDETDFLARQGRPLSVEKALNATVYTFRLTHDPAPVLDSLPMHASLAATSLDFFRRVASFSDATFCPIPGIGITATANDHPGSIEYVLDNGPDQGPVTFFLNLQYLNIGLGNLLGLYARFDDEPRIPLAGTAGPDPKRQSQTVLTRDKPFKRVTFTVELLCRGLTAQYHGGNLETLAFRGLDVFACRPGETAQSQAAWERANMESMRLNYGAEAFVSNSATPHDPKWSEAVNLDDTPSSEVPGWRVLAPKDPDAPAVLTVEAAVGPGTIFYPRLAGSDASVQVLEVSPDGTSRPVLLMAGVPVEWTPISAQYPLILPPGPKERTLRIELRGRYCQLWHKDGAILF